In Festucalex cinctus isolate MCC-2025b chromosome 5, RoL_Fcin_1.0, whole genome shotgun sequence, a single genomic region encodes these proteins:
- the me2 gene encoding NAD-dependent malic enzyme, mitochondrial gives MLSRLRRSFSLRPAFVSACRWAHTKEKGKPLMLNPRTNKGMAFSLQERQILGLHGLLPPKVETQDLQAMRFQNNLKKMTDPLEKYVYLMGIQERNERLFYRVLMGDIEELMPIVYTPTVGLACTQYGHIFRRPKGLFISILDKGHIRSILDNWPETNVAAVVVTDGERILGLGDLGVYGMGIPVGKLCLYTACAGIRPEKCLPVVIDVGTDNETLLKDPLYMGLYQRRDRSQAYDDLIDEFMEAVVDKYGQDTLIQFEDFGNHNAFRFLRKYREKYCTFNDDIQGTAAVALAGLLAAQRATGKPITEHKVLFLGAGEAALGIANLIVMAMMESGMSQADAREKIWMFDKDGLLVKGRLQATDGNQEAFVHDSPGDVHSFLDAVNTIRPTAIIGVAGAGRLFSHDVIKAMGAMNERPIIFALSNPTAKAECTAEDAYTLTDGRCLFASGSPFDPVTLRDGRVFTPGQGNNAYIFPGVALAVILSGVRHISDTVFLEAAKTLAEQLTDKELEEGRLYPPLSNIREVSLQMAVKVVEYVYAKGMAFRYPEPVDKNAFVHATVWNTNYDSFLPDTYDWPGVSFSPESRN, from the exons GGAATGGCCTTTTCTTTACAGGAGCGACAGATCTTGGGCTTACACGGCCTGCTGCCTCCTAAAGTAGAAACTCAAGACCTCCAGGCCATGCGCTTCCAGAACAATCTCAAGAAAATGACAGATCCCCTTGAAAA GTACGTTTATTTGATGGGCATCCAGGAGAGAAACGAGAGGCTCTTCTACAGGGTGCTGATGGGAGACATTGAGGAGCTGATGCCCATCGTGTACACCCCCACCGTTGGCCTGGCCTGCACACAGTATGGGCACATCTTTAGGCGACCCAA GGGCTTGTTCATCTCCATTCTGGATAAAGGACACATCCGCTCCATCTTGGACAACTGGCCAGAGACCAATGTGGCC GCAGTCGTGGTGACTGATGGCGAGCGTATTTTAGGCCTGGGGGACCTGGGTGTTTATGGAATGGGCATCCCTGTTGGCAAACTCTGCCTGTACACAGCATGCGCCGGCATCAGACCCGAGAAGTGCCTGCCTGTCGTGATTGACGTCGGCACAGACAACGAG ACTCTCCTCAAGGATCCGCTCTACATGGGCCTGTACCAGAGGAGAGACCGCTCTCAAGCTTATGACGACCTCATTGACGAGTTCATGGAGGCCGTGGTGGACAAATATGGGCAGGACACGCTGATCCAGTTTGAGGATTTTGGGAACCACAACGCTTTTCGATTCCTTAGGAAGTACAGGGAGAAGTACTGCACCTTCAACGACGATATCCAAG GCACTGCAGCTGTGGCCCTTGCTGGTCTGCTTGCAGCTCAGAGGGCCACTGGGAAGCCCATCACAGAACACAAAGTGCTTTTCCTCGGAGCCGGAGAG GCTGCTCTCGGCATCGCAAACCTAATTGTCATGGCCATGATGGAGTCTGGCATGTCGCAGGCGGACGCCAGGGAAAAGATCTGGATGTTCGACAAAGACGGCTTACTCGTAAAG GGAAGGTTGCAGGCAACGGACGGCAACCAGGAAGCATTTGTTCATGACAGTCCTGGTGACGTTCACAGCTTTTTGGATGCCGTCAACACCATCAGACCTACAGCTATCATTG GCGTGGCGGGAGCCGGTCGACTGTTCAGCCACGACGTCATCAAGGCCATGGGCGCCATGAACGAGCGGCCCATCATCTTCGCCCTGAGCAACCCCACTGCCAAAGCAGAGTGCACCGCCGAAGACGCTTACACGCTTACAGAC GGTAGATGTCTTTTTGCCAGCGGTAGTCCATTTGATCCCGTAACTCTGCGTGACGGACGAGTCTTCACTCCCggacaaggcaacaacgcttaCATCTTTCCCG GTGTGGCTCTGGCCGTTATCCTGAGCGGCGTGCGCCACATCAGCGACACGGTGTTCTTGGAGGCCGCCAAG ACGCTGGCAGAGCAGCTGACCGACAAAGAGCTGGAAGAAGGCCGACTGTATCCACCTCTGTCTAACATCAGAGAAGTTTCTCTCCAGATGGCTGTCAAG GTGGTGGAGTACGTGTACGCCAAAGGCATGGCGTTTCGCTACCCGGAGCCGGTGGACAAGAATGCCTTTGTGCACGCCACCGTGTGGAACACTAATTATGACTCCTTCCTGCCCGACACCTACGACTGGCCCGGGGTCAGCTTCAGCCCCGAGTCGAGAAACTAA